The following coding sequences lie in one Mucilaginibacter sp. KACC 22773 genomic window:
- a CDS encoding serine hydrolase domain-containing protein, whose product MKLLYKSTLSFASLLLILTACSSKNKDKAQSAAGPATAKPLDTVTLLVYNPKNADKKIDAVMQELHRTRAFNGNVLVAKKGKIIYENAIGWADYLHRDSLKIGSQFELASVTKTMTSTAILMLMERGKLKLDDDVKKFFPDFPYDGVTIRLLLTHRSGMMNYVYFIDDIYRSQHLNQRKGLSNMDAMKMIADYKPHPFNVPNKRFLYNNSNFMVLGSIIEKVSGQSYAQFMKDNVFVPASMMHTAVYSKAVYDKIPVHVVGHDRGQWKYSVAQNFLDGPVGDKGIYSTVKDLFLFDRALRAGILLKQATLDSAYVPRNPMLHGHFSYGYGWRTFTAPGQQVIYHTGWWHGFRHIYLRDMKNDITIVLLSNLANGSLLKLDDLFKAAGMPIVRKSAYNGNGDTSDD is encoded by the coding sequence ATGAAGTTATTGTACAAGAGTACCCTTTCGTTCGCGTCCTTACTGCTGATTTTAACAGCCTGTTCGTCAAAAAATAAAGATAAAGCGCAAAGCGCCGCCGGCCCCGCCACCGCCAAACCACTGGACACCGTTACCTTGCTGGTTTACAACCCCAAAAACGCCGATAAAAAAATAGACGCGGTAATGCAGGAGCTGCACCGTACCCGTGCGTTTAACGGCAATGTACTGGTAGCCAAAAAAGGTAAAATTATTTATGAAAATGCCATTGGCTGGGCCGACTACCTGCACCGCGATAGCCTAAAAATAGGCTCGCAATTTGAGCTGGCCTCGGTTACCAAAACCATGACATCAACAGCCATATTGATGCTAATGGAACGCGGCAAGCTTAAACTGGATGATGATGTAAAAAAGTTCTTCCCGGATTTTCCGTACGATGGTGTTACCATTCGTTTGTTACTTACCCACCGCTCGGGGATGATGAATTATGTGTATTTTATTGACGACATATACCGCAGCCAGCACTTAAACCAACGGAAGGGCCTTAGCAATATGGATGCTATGAAGATGATTGCCGATTACAAACCGCATCCTTTTAACGTACCCAATAAGCGTTTTTTGTACAACAACTCCAACTTTATGGTGCTGGGTTCAATCATCGAAAAAGTGAGTGGCCAATCATACGCGCAATTTATGAAGGATAATGTGTTTGTACCGGCCAGTATGATGCATACCGCGGTTTACTCTAAGGCAGTTTATGATAAAATACCCGTACACGTGGTCGGGCACGACCGTGGTCAGTGGAAGTATTCGGTTGCGCAAAACTTTTTAGATGGGCCAGTAGGCGATAAAGGTATCTATAGCACTGTTAAAGATCTTTTCCTGTTTGACAGGGCGCTTCGTGCCGGCATATTGCTAAAGCAAGCCACGCTCGATTCAGCCTACGTGCCGCGTAACCCTATGCTGCATGGCCATTTTAGCTACGGCTACGGCTGGCGTACCTTTACTGCTCCCGGGCAGCAGGTTATTTACCATACCGGCTGGTGGCATGGTTTCAGGCACATTTACCTGCGCGATATGAAAAACGATATCACTATTGTTTTGTTATCAAACTTAGCCAATGGCAGCCTGCTAAAACTTGATGACCTGTTTAAAGCCGCCGGCATGCCTATTGTACGTAAAAGCGCATACAACGGTAATGGCGATACGAGCGATGATTAA
- a CDS encoding YbaB/EbfC family nucleoid-associated protein — protein sequence MFDKIMEAQQKAGESKKRLDAITVTGSAEGGKIVVTANANKVVKSIAINPDFLADADKEELEELLVVAFNKAMEQADNVSQAEMAAMTKDMFGGMPGLGNLFGK from the coding sequence ATGTTTGATAAAATAATGGAAGCCCAGCAAAAGGCTGGCGAATCGAAAAAACGCCTGGATGCTATTACGGTAACAGGCAGTGCCGAGGGTGGCAAAATTGTGGTAACGGCAAATGCCAACAAAGTGGTTAAATCAATTGCTATCAACCCCGATTTTTTGGCTGACGCCGATAAGGAAGAACTGGAAGAGTTATTAGTTGTAGCTTTTAACAAAGCCATGGAACAAGCCGATAACGTAAGCCAGGCCGAAATGGCTGCCATGACCAAAGATATGTTTGGCGGCATGCCAGGTTTGGGGAACTTGTTTGGAAAATAG
- a CDS encoding metal-dependent hydrolase: MKTTYYGQSTVEIELGSGTKLLFDPFITYNPLAKDVDLQSLKPDYILLSHGHGDHVADLIEVQKNSGAKVICIADIASWLNGKGVNNVHGMNIGGGFNFDFGRVKMVNAVHSSTMPDGAAGGNPAGFLLTIEGKKIYFAGDTALTYDMKLLEDENLDWAYLPIGDNYTMGADDAIKAAGFINCKNIIGIHYDSFDVIKIDKDEVREKFIKAGLNLKLPVIGETMDL, translated from the coding sequence ATGAAAACTACATATTACGGTCAATCGACTGTTGAAATTGAATTGGGCAGCGGCACCAAACTTTTGTTTGATCCGTTTATAACGTACAACCCACTGGCCAAAGATGTTGACTTGCAAAGTTTAAAACCAGATTATATCCTGTTATCACATGGCCACGGCGATCATGTTGCCGATTTGATAGAGGTACAAAAAAACAGTGGTGCCAAAGTTATCTGCATTGCCGACATTGCCAGCTGGCTTAATGGTAAAGGTGTTAATAATGTGCACGGCATGAACATTGGCGGCGGCTTTAACTTTGATTTTGGCCGGGTTAAAATGGTAAACGCCGTACACTCCAGCACCATGCCTGACGGCGCCGCTGGTGGCAACCCCGCGGGTTTCCTGTTAACTATCGAAGGTAAAAAAATCTATTTTGCCGGCGATACCGCCCTTACCTACGATATGAAACTACTGGAAGATGAAAACCTCGACTGGGCTTACCTACCTATAGGCGATAACTACACCATGGGCGCCGATGACGCCATTAAGGCCGCAGGTTTTATTAACTGCAAAAACATCATTGGTATTCATTACGATTCTTTTGATGTGATTAAAATTGATAAGGACGAGGTAAGGGAAAAATTTATTAAAGCAGGATTGAATTTGAAGCTGCCTGTTATTGGCGAAACAATGGATTTGTAA
- a CDS encoding glucose-1-phosphate adenylyltransferase, whose protein sequence is MTSKVISIVLGGGQGSRLSPLTATRSKPAVPIAGKYRLVDIPISNCLHSGITRIYVLTQFNSASLNKHIKNTYHFSSFSDAFVDILAAEQTPSSVSWFQGTADAVRQSLHHLAVHEFEYVLILSGDQLYQMDFDDMITKHIDAGAEISIATIPVDAADVPGFGILKADDDSMVTAFIEKPKSNFESWASDVSDEMKAEGRVYLASMGIYIFNRKLLYELLEGNDRTDFGKEIIPQSIVNHKVLSYQYEGYWTDIGTIPSFFDANLGLTDEIPKFNLFGENHIYTRARMLPPSKVSGTTLNKSIIADGCIISAKTITRSIIGIRTRIGVDTEIENCYVMGSDNYQTLEQIAELKLSSSPIMGIGDRVKIKNAIIDKNTYIGDDVSINCGELLPDGDYGTHTVQDGIVVVKKRAIIPNGTII, encoded by the coding sequence ATGACATCTAAAGTAATTTCAATTGTGCTTGGCGGTGGCCAGGGCAGTCGCTTATCGCCTCTTACTGCAACACGTTCAAAACCGGCTGTGCCAATTGCCGGCAAGTATCGTTTGGTTGATATTCCCATTTCCAATTGCCTGCACTCGGGTATTACACGTATTTATGTGTTAACGCAGTTTAACTCGGCTTCGTTAAACAAACACATCAAAAATACGTATCACTTCAGCAGCTTCAGCGATGCTTTTGTTGATATTTTGGCAGCAGAACAAACCCCATCAAGCGTATCATGGTTTCAGGGTACGGCCGATGCCGTAAGACAAAGTTTACACCATTTGGCTGTACATGAGTTTGAGTATGTGCTGATCCTATCGGGCGACCAATTGTACCAGATGGATTTTGATGACATGATAACCAAGCACATCGATGCCGGTGCCGAAATTTCCATCGCTACTATCCCCGTTGACGCGGCTGATGTTCCTGGATTTGGTATTTTGAAAGCAGATGACGATAGCATGGTTACGGCGTTTATCGAAAAACCCAAATCGAACTTTGAAAGCTGGGCATCTGATGTAAGCGATGAGATGAAAGCCGAAGGCAGGGTTTACCTGGCATCGATGGGTATTTACATTTTTAACCGTAAACTGTTGTATGAATTATTGGAAGGTAACGACCGTACCGATTTTGGTAAAGAGATTATCCCGCAATCTATAGTTAATCATAAGGTTTTGAGCTACCAGTACGAGGGCTACTGGACAGATATTGGTACTATCCCATCATTTTTTGATGCTAATCTGGGCCTTACCGACGAGATACCTAAGTTTAACCTTTTTGGCGAAAATCATATTTATACCCGTGCGCGTATGCTGCCGCCATCAAAGGTGTCTGGCACTACATTAAATAAATCTATTATCGCCGACGGTTGCATCATCAGCGCTAAAACAATTACCCGCTCTATTATTGGTATCCGTACCCGGATAGGAGTTGATACTGAAATTGAAAATTGCTATGTAATGGGCAGCGATAATTACCAAACGCTTGAGCAAATTGCCGAACTGAAGTTGAGCAGTTCGCCGATTATGGGTATAGGCGACAGGGTAAAGATAAAAAATGCCATCATCGATAAAAATACCTATATAGGCGACGATGTGAGCATCAACTGCGGCGAATTGCTGCCCGATGGCGATTACGGTACGCATACCGTGCAGGATGGTATTGTAGTTGTTAAAAAACGCGCGATTATTCCTAACGGTACAATTATTTAA
- a CDS encoding glycogen synthase has product MKIFHLSAECYPVAKVGGLADVVGALPKYQNLAGLQAAVVMPYYDRKFTQENEFDVVFTAVTLLNTRRLYFEILKEKTDKLGFELFLVRIPGLLDRENVYSYPDEREQFIAFQLAFLDWISYSQQTPDIIHCHDHHSGLVPFLLYHSKLYKRLANVPTVFTIHNGQYHGAFGWEHFQYLPEIDPASTGLLDWAGGINPLAAAVKCSWLYTTVSPTYLRELTINSNGLEYLFYIERAKGYGIINGIDTEVWNPLKDPMIPSHFNTKTLAKGKQLNKETLCTRFGLDASKPLFTFIGRLVIEKGADLLPEAIDRTLAQYGDEVNFFILGSGDKDMELALLELKAKYPGRCNVFIGYDESLAHVVYAGADFLMMPSRVEPCGLNQLYSLRYGTMPLVRSTGGLIDSVIDFGDEGGYGIRFNQVSVDDICHAISRAAALYQNQPQLQILRKRMMALDFSWDRSAKEYINLYESLNPLI; this is encoded by the coding sequence ATGAAAATATTCCATTTGAGTGCCGAATGTTACCCCGTTGCCAAAGTTGGCGGCCTTGCAGATGTTGTTGGCGCATTGCCTAAATATCAAAACCTGGCAGGCTTGCAGGCAGCAGTCGTAATGCCCTACTATGATCGCAAGTTTACCCAGGAAAACGAATTTGATGTTGTTTTTACTGCGGTAACTTTACTAAACACCCGTCGCCTTTACTTTGAAATTTTAAAAGAAAAAACCGATAAGCTGGGTTTCGAATTGTTTTTAGTCCGAATACCCGGGCTGCTTGACAGGGAAAATGTATACAGCTATCCCGACGAACGGGAGCAGTTTATTGCTTTCCAGCTGGCTTTTTTAGATTGGATCAGCTATTCGCAGCAAACACCGGACATTATCCACTGTCATGATCATCACTCCGGTTTGGTTCCCTTCCTGCTTTACCATTCCAAATTATACAAACGGCTGGCCAATGTACCTACGGTATTTACCATACATAACGGCCAGTATCATGGCGCTTTTGGCTGGGAGCATTTTCAATACCTGCCCGAAATTGATCCGGCCTCAACAGGCCTGCTTGATTGGGCTGGCGGTATAAACCCGCTGGCCGCGGCTGTAAAATGTAGCTGGCTGTACACCACGGTATCACCAACTTACCTGCGCGAGCTTACCATTAACTCAAACGGCTTGGAATATCTCTTTTATATCGAAAGAGCCAAAGGCTACGGTATAATAAACGGTATAGATACCGAAGTTTGGAATCCTTTGAAAGATCCCATGATACCGAGCCATTTTAATACTAAAACACTGGCGAAGGGAAAGCAATTAAACAAAGAAACTCTTTGCACCCGTTTTGGGTTGGATGCCTCGAAGCCCCTGTTTACCTTCATTGGCCGGCTGGTGATTGAAAAGGGCGCCGACCTGCTGCCCGAAGCAATTGACCGCACACTGGCGCAATATGGCGATGAGGTTAACTTTTTTATCCTTGGCTCGGGTGACAAAGATATGGAACTGGCCTTGCTTGAACTTAAGGCAAAATACCCGGGCAGATGCAATGTGTTTATCGGTTATGATGAATCACTGGCGCACGTGGTTTATGCCGGTGCCGATTTCCTGATGATGCCATCGCGGGTAGAACCCTGCGGGCTTAACCAGCTTTATTCCTTACGTTATGGCACCATGCCGCTGGTACGCAGCACGGGCGGCTTAATCGATTCGGTAATTGATTTTGGCGACGAAGGCGGCTACGGCATCCGGTTTAACCAGGTTTCGGTAGATGATATTTGCCACGCCATAAGCCGTGCTGCCGCGCTTTACCAGAACCAGCCACAACTACAAATACTCCGCAAGCGCATGATGGCCCTCGATTTTTCGTGGGACAGATCGGCCAAAGAATATATAAACCTTTATGAAAGTTTAAACCCTCTGATATGA
- a CDS encoding Uma2 family endonuclease produces MDEKHKYQNFITEIPSTAVDIYRMLPEGTRCEVIFNELSMSPSPSREHQKLLIKLTSLLFEYFTSNPIAELFTAPFDVYFEKQKSVVQPDLFVVLNDQMDIVEKNGVHGVPRLIIEIVSTNRAYDTQKKRSLYESAGVKEYFIIDPENNKVTLLTLGVTGLYEQTYEEAGVLKSAILSCRISF; encoded by the coding sequence ATGGACGAAAAACATAAATATCAAAACTTTATAACGGAGATCCCATCTACCGCTGTTGATATTTATCGTATGTTGCCCGAAGGTACCCGCTGTGAAGTTATTTTCAATGAATTAAGTATGTCGCCGTCGCCATCCCGTGAACATCAAAAATTATTAATAAAGTTAACTTCCCTCTTATTCGAATATTTTACCAGTAACCCAATAGCCGAATTATTTACTGCTCCTTTTGATGTTTACTTCGAAAAACAAAAATCCGTAGTACAACCAGATCTGTTTGTTGTTTTAAATGACCAAATGGATATTGTTGAAAAAAATGGTGTTCATGGTGTGCCACGATTAATTATTGAGATTGTTTCGACAAACAGGGCGTACGATACCCAAAAAAAACGTTCGCTTTATGAATCGGCAGGCGTTAAGGAATACTTTATTATCGATCCTGAAAACAATAAAGTTACTTTGCTTACTCTCGGTGTTACTGGTTTATATGAGCAAACATACGAGGAAGCCGGTGTTTTAAAATCGGCGATTCTATCCTGCCGGATATCTTTCTGA
- the polA gene encoding DNA polymerase I — translation MKKLFLLDGMALIYRAHFALSKSPRFTSGGMNTSAVMGFTNTLLDVLKKEKPTHMAVVFDTEAPTERHTDYEHYKAHREAMPEDLSKALPYVVKLILGFNIPVITSDGYEADDIIGTLAKKAEQKGYQVYCMTPDKDFAQLVSDNIRIYKPARMGNEMEILGVKEVLEKWEIEKVEQVIDILGLWGDAVDNIPGIPGIGEKTAKSLIKQYGSMENIIAHSHELKGKQRENVEQFAEQGLLSKKLATILLNVPVELDEEGLEVGAPSKELLEPLFAELEFRTLGRRVFGDDFTITEFKSAGTQTDLFGEPVATARTTMTVDVEDIREDFVTASKNIDNVPHEYHLADTAEKRAELIAILEKQESFCFDTETTGTDANYCELVGLSFSIKPGEAWYVPVPEDQEAAKTIVNEFKPVLENENIGKIGQNIKFDILMLKWYNVQVKGQLFDTMMAHYIIDPDTRHGMDVLSENYLGYKPVSITSLIGPKGKNQGSMRDVEIEKIKEYAAEDADITLQLKSVFEPKLKEVESEKLIHEIEHPLIYVLADIEFEGVKIDHFTLGEFSKELETDISKLEKTVYEKAGVRFNIASPKQLGEVLFEKLMLDPKAKKTKTGQYQTGEDVLLSLAAKSDIVRDILDFRQLQKLKSTYVDALPTMVNPKTGRVHTSYNQAVAATGRLSSVNPNLQNIPIRTERGREVRKAFIPRNAGHSIVSADYSQIELRIIAEISKDPNMMQAFVDNLDIHTATAANVYGVGLDQVTGEQRRNAKAVNFGIIYGQSAFGLSQSLGIPRKEAADIIEQYFAQFPGIKQYMSDTMNFARENGYVCTLMGRRRYLRDINSANATVRGFAERNAINAPIQGSAADMIKIAMINIHREFKAQKLDARMTMQVHDELVFDVPHDEIEIVKPIIMHNMKTAIKTTVPIMVEIGTGLNWLEAH, via the coding sequence ATGAAAAAACTATTTCTTTTGGATGGCATGGCCCTTATTTACCGGGCGCATTTTGCTTTGAGTAAAAGTCCGCGGTTTACCTCGGGCGGGATGAATACATCAGCGGTAATGGGCTTTACCAATACCCTGCTGGATGTTTTGAAAAAAGAAAAACCAACCCACATGGCCGTGGTTTTTGATACCGAAGCGCCAACCGAACGCCATACAGATTATGAACATTACAAGGCCCACCGCGAGGCTATGCCCGAAGATTTATCAAAGGCATTACCCTATGTAGTGAAACTGATACTGGGTTTCAACATCCCGGTGATCACATCAGATGGCTACGAGGCCGATGATATTATAGGCACCCTGGCCAAAAAGGCTGAGCAAAAGGGCTACCAGGTTTATTGTATGACACCCGATAAGGATTTTGCGCAGCTGGTATCTGATAACATCCGCATTTACAAACCCGCCCGCATGGGGAACGAGATGGAAATTTTGGGCGTGAAGGAAGTGCTGGAGAAATGGGAAATAGAAAAGGTTGAACAGGTTATAGATATTTTAGGCCTTTGGGGCGATGCGGTGGATAATATTCCCGGCATCCCCGGCATTGGCGAGAAAACGGCCAAATCGCTCATTAAACAATACGGCTCGATGGAAAACATCATTGCCCATAGTCACGAGCTTAAAGGCAAGCAGCGCGAAAATGTTGAGCAGTTTGCCGAGCAGGGTTTACTGTCAAAAAAACTGGCTACTATATTATTAAATGTACCTGTTGAACTGGACGAGGAAGGACTGGAAGTTGGCGCGCCAAGTAAAGAGCTGTTAGAGCCCCTTTTTGCCGAACTGGAATTCCGCACGCTGGGCAGGCGTGTGTTTGGCGATGATTTTACCATCACTGAGTTTAAATCTGCCGGTACCCAAACCGACCTGTTTGGCGAGCCTGTTGCTACGGCCCGCACCACAATGACTGTTGATGTGGAAGATATCCGCGAAGACTTTGTAACAGCATCTAAAAATATAGATAACGTACCACACGAATATCACTTGGCCGATACGGCTGAAAAACGCGCTGAGCTGATAGCCATCCTTGAAAAACAGGAAAGCTTTTGCTTTGATACCGAAACCACCGGTACTGATGCTAATTATTGCGAATTGGTTGGCCTGTCGTTTTCGATAAAGCCAGGCGAGGCCTGGTATGTGCCGGTACCCGAAGATCAGGAAGCTGCTAAAACTATAGTTAATGAGTTTAAACCGGTGCTGGAAAATGAAAATATAGGCAAAATAGGGCAAAATATTAAGTTTGATATCCTGATGCTGAAATGGTACAATGTGCAGGTTAAAGGCCAGCTGTTTGATACCATGATGGCACATTATATTATCGACCCAGATACCCGCCATGGGATGGATGTACTGTCCGAAAATTACCTGGGCTATAAGCCGGTTTCCATCACTTCGCTTATTGGCCCCAAAGGTAAAAACCAGGGCAGTATGCGCGATGTGGAGATAGAAAAAATAAAAGAATACGCCGCGGAGGATGCCGATATTACCCTTCAGTTAAAATCGGTCTTCGAACCAAAATTGAAAGAGGTGGAAAGCGAAAAGCTGATTCACGAGATAGAGCATCCATTGATTTACGTTTTGGCCGACATTGAATTTGAAGGCGTGAAAATAGACCATTTTACGCTGGGCGAATTCAGTAAAGAGCTGGAGACCGATATTAGTAAACTGGAAAAAACTGTATACGAAAAAGCAGGGGTAAGGTTCAACATCGCATCGCCAAAACAGTTGGGCGAGGTGTTGTTTGAAAAACTGATGCTTGATCCCAAGGCCAAGAAAACTAAAACCGGCCAATATCAAACCGGCGAGGATGTGTTACTGTCGTTAGCAGCTAAAAGTGATATCGTAAGAGATATATTAGATTTTAGGCAGCTGCAAAAACTGAAATCAACTTATGTTGATGCTTTGCCAACTATGGTGAATCCTAAAACGGGCAGGGTGCATACTTCATACAACCAGGCGGTAGCCGCTACCGGCAGGTTAAGCAGCGTTAACCCCAACCTGCAAAATATCCCTATCCGTACCGAGCGGGGCAGGGAGGTGCGTAAAGCATTTATTCCCAGAAATGCAGGCCACAGCATTGTATCTGCCGATTATTCGCAGATAGAATTGCGTATTATAGCCGAGATCAGCAAAGATCCCAACATGATGCAGGCCTTTGTTGATAACCTGGATATCCACACCGCCACGGCCGCAAACGTTTATGGCGTTGGTCTTGACCAGGTAACCGGCGAGCAGCGCCGCAACGCAAAAGCGGTTAACTTCGGTATTATTTACGGGCAATCGGCCTTTGGTTTATCACAAAGTTTAGGCATCCCGCGTAAAGAAGCTGCGGATATTATTGAGCAGTATTTTGCCCAGTTTCCTGGTATTAAACAATACATGAGCGATACCATGAACTTTGCCCGCGAAAACGGCTATGTATGTACGTTGATGGGCCGCCGCCGCTATCTGCGCGATATCAATTCGGCAAATGCAACAGTACGTGGTTTTGCCGAGCGAAATGCCATCAATGCCCCCATACAAGGTTCGGCTGCAGATATGATCAAGATAGCCATGATCAACATTCACCGCGAATTTAAAGCCCAAAAGCTGGATGCCCGCATGACCATGCAGGTACATGATGAGTTGGTGTTTGATGTGCCTCATGACGAAATTGAAATTGTGAAACCCATCATTATGCACAACATGAAAACCGCCATTAAAACAACAGTGCCCATTATGGTTGAGATTGGTACCGGATTAAATTGGCTGGAGGCGCATTGA
- a CDS encoding DNA-3-methyladenine glycosylase I yields MTSDLELKTSDLIRCSWAGTDPLYNKYHDEEWGKEVHDDHTLFEFLILESAQAGLSWITILRRREGYRKAFADFDVQKVASFTDDDVERLMQDTGIIRNRLKILAAINNAKLFIGIQQEFGSFDKYLYSFMPGGKPIINHHHKIPASTPESDAISKDMKKRGFKFFGTTICYAHMQATGMVNDHIPECSFKYTHE; encoded by the coding sequence ATGACTTCAGACTTAGAACTCAAGACTTCAGACTTAATCCGCTGCTCCTGGGCCGGAACCGACCCACTATATAACAAATACCACGACGAAGAGTGGGGCAAAGAAGTACACGATGACCATACCCTTTTTGAATTCCTTATCCTCGAATCTGCCCAGGCTGGTTTAAGCTGGATAACTATTTTACGAAGGAGGGAGGGCTACCGCAAAGCCTTTGCTGATTTTGATGTACAGAAAGTAGCCTCCTTTACTGATGACGATGTAGAACGCCTGATGCAGGATACCGGCATCATTCGTAACCGGCTAAAAATACTGGCAGCTATCAACAACGCTAAACTATTTATTGGTATACAGCAGGAATTTGGTTCGTTTGATAAATACCTGTATAGCTTTATGCCCGGCGGAAAACCGATTATCAACCATCACCATAAAATCCCCGCCAGTACGCCCGAATCGGATGCCATCAGTAAGGATATGAAAAAGCGGGGCTTCAAATTTTTTGGTACCACCATTTGTTATGCCCATATGCAGGCAACGGGTATGGTGAACGATCATATACCGGAGTGTAGTTTCAAGTATACACACGAATAG
- a CDS encoding four helix bundle protein, which produces MSSFRDLIAYKKAFALSMEIFWLTKTFPKEETYSLIDQIRRSSRSVFASIAESYKKRKYPNHFISKLTDAEMENAETQAWLDASLACNYITQEKFYELNKQSEEISFLLIYMINNSDKFK; this is translated from the coding sequence TTGAGCTCATTTAGAGATTTGATTGCTTATAAAAAAGCATTCGCCCTGTCAATGGAAATTTTCTGGCTAACAAAAACGTTTCCCAAAGAAGAAACCTATAGTCTTATTGACCAAATACGAAGGTCATCGAGGTCGGTTTTTGCTTCAATTGCAGAATCCTATAAAAAGCGGAAATACCCCAATCACTTTATAAGCAAGCTTACCGATGCGGAAATGGAAAATGCAGAAACGCAAGCTTGGCTGGATGCTTCTTTAGCATGCAATTATATTACACAAGAGAAATTTTACGAGCTTAACAAGCAAAGCGAAGAAATTTCATTTCTGTTGATCTACATGATAAATAACTCAGATAAATTCAAATAG
- a CDS encoding carboxymuconolactone decarboxylase family protein yields the protein MGKLVEEFDSYRTKMNDRIMETANTNIKRFFALDTTSYADGALDVKTKEMLGLVASMVLRCDDCIKYHLGKCYDAGVKHDEMNEIFMIANLVGGSIVIPHYRRAVEYWDELNEA from the coding sequence GTGGGAAAACTTGTAGAAGAATTTGACAGCTATCGCACCAAAATGAACGATAGGATAATGGAAACTGCCAACACCAATATTAAACGTTTTTTTGCGCTGGATACCACCAGCTATGCCGATGGCGCCCTCGATGTAAAAACCAAAGAAATGCTTGGCCTGGTAGCCAGTATGGTGCTGCGCTGCGACGATTGCATTAAATACCACCTGGGTAAATGTTATGACGCAGGGGTTAAGCACGATGAAATGAATGAGATATTTATGATAGCCAACCTGGTAGGGGGATCAATAGTAATTCCGCATTACCGACGTGCTGTAGAGTATTGGGATGAACTAAACGAAGCTTAG
- a CDS encoding VOC family protein, producing the protein MESLSPNIFVKDINETIKFYHLLGFELVVTVPETGNDLIWAMMAKGNVTMMFQTMASLGEELPDISRQDGASMLLYIKLKNIRAFFESVKDLVPVLKGLETTFYGATEFSIKDNNNYVLTFAEDE; encoded by the coding sequence ATGGAAAGCTTGTCGCCCAATATTTTTGTTAAGGATATTAACGAAACTATCAAATTTTATCATCTGCTGGGTTTTGAACTGGTAGTAACCGTACCCGAAACCGGTAATGACCTCATTTGGGCTATGATGGCCAAGGGGAACGTAACCATGATGTTTCAAACCATGGCAAGCCTTGGCGAAGAACTTCCTGATATCAGCCGGCAGGATGGAGCGTCGATGCTGCTCTATATCAAACTTAAAAACATCCGGGCTTTTTTCGAATCTGTAAAAGATCTGGTGCCTGTTTTGAAAGGCTTAGAAACAACTTTTTACGGCGCTACCGAGTTTTCGATTAAGGATAATAACAATTACGTGCTTACGTTTGCCGAAGACGAGTAA